CAGAGGTTCAGCTTACTGATAAATAAACTCTGCTTCTGTTGATTTGAGACATCTTTAAAGGATAAATGAGGTTCCACTGCCTCTGCTCCAGCTGCAATACTTGCAGGGAATACTGCAGAAGACACTCGTTTAACAACACTTAACTTGCTAGAAAGAGAACTGCCACCAATTGTACACGGGAATCCATTACCCAACTTGGTATTGCTGCCTGAATCACTCCCTGCAGCATCTAGAGTGTCTGATTTTGGTACCTTGCGAGGGAGTTTGCTCAAAATTTGTTTCAGCATGGTAGCGAATAGCAATGCTGCTTTCTGGGTCAACGAGTTTGCAGTTATATCAATGGCCAAAAACACTAGAATATCAAATAAAATTGATGAGAAAGTAGGTATATCAGAAGAAGAAATGTTTATACTGCTTTATGTAAGGTAAACATAAAATTCTTAACTGATCATCAACTACAAATAATAGATATAATAAAAATCATGTGCATGAGCCGTTGTTTGCATACTAATAAAAATTAAGCAAAAGGAAGACACTAGAATTCATTGATAGCAATATGTGACTTTCCGTACTGAAAAAGACACCTACACAACACTACTTGACATGCGAGCATTCAGGAAGAAGAGTGCCTAAGACTAATGGGCAAATTGTGACTCAAATATCAACCAAGGAAAAAATATTAGTGGACCATCATGATTAATATCGAAAGCATTACGCTTCTTAGTTATTTTTAATCTTTCAAGAATTATAACTGATAAGTAACTTAAAATATAGTGGGATAAATTGTCTACATTACAAGATTTCTGTTTTCTTAGGAAAATTGGTCGGCAACCAAACCCGCTGATCTATAACAAATCTTGGTGCTTGGGTCGGGATATTACAAACCCAGATCAAAATTATAACTCAATCCAGTAAAATTTGAAGCAAAAATAGGGGAAAAAGTTACCCCAATTTAGAACACTTCAACACGAGATTAGAAGAAAAGTCAATGAGATACTATACTTAGCTATGACAACAAGCCTAGATTTCTGTCAAAGTAGTCAAATTGGTCAACAGAAACCCAGATCTGGGACCAAAAACTAGGAACAAGATAGAACAGACATCAAAGGATCTACTTCCAAATAAAACCCCAGATAAAACTGTCTATATTTATAGATATACATaaaaatttgatgaaaaaaaCGAACCCATTATCTTCACAACAATGCATATATTAGAACTTTCAAGTTTAAAACCAGAAAAAGGAAATCCATGCAAGTAAGCTAAAGTAAGCAGTCAGAGAGAGTGAAGAGAAGTGAAAATACCTGATTTTGAGCAACTGGGTATGAGTGAGTCACAAGGAAAAGGCTTTTAGCAAAGGAGAAAGGCAAGAGAAGAAGCTCATGATAACCTCAAAAACTCACTCCATAATGTTTTTTCCTTTTTGAAAGAGAAAGAagcattatttttttttcttttacttttaaaTAAACCAAAAACAGTAGTATTATGGCATCGGCCTCCTTAGATAGAAATAATAAGGCCGTGTTTGGGGGTAACTGGGTGTGAAGGTTCCTCTTTTTCGCTCTGATATTGATCTAGTTTGAGACCATGGAAGAAGATCAATAAGAGGTCCTCGATTGAAGAGAATAAGCGGTGTGGCATTTTCTGAGAATTGCAGGTTCTACCAGTCTCTCCaccaacataacataacataacccaaaattaaaaaaaaaaaaaacattaaaaggaaagaaagaaaagcaccgattatttagttttttttaaatattataattatttataaagcttaagatccTTTATTTCTttgagaaaaaataaaattaatcaatACTTATTTCTCACACTGTTTGGATGGTTCAACTTTTTAGATCTATTCTATACATTGGATTTTCACTTTgggtaaaaaaaataagaaaatttgggtgaaaaaactaaaataaaataaaaaagtgtgTTGTACTTGTAGTTGTGGGGTGTATAAGTGAGCTGACTAGTACTATGTACCAACCTTGGTATGGTTTTTGAGCGTATGCACCAGATGTGTCGTTTGATGTGGCCCCATTTTTTGTTGTTAGGTTTTGaagaatgaaaaataaaaaaaataaaaagttatgTTACCCACCAAAAGCATCAAATTTTCAAACCAAAGATTACAACTTTAATTTAGTCCTAAATGgaataaaagaaaaaacaagttttcatgaccATCAAGTTTTTAAACTGGactgttctttttatttttaatttagatTTTTGTAAATTACAATATTCTATTTTCTAGGTTGTAAATTGTTTTCAACTTTGCGAAAAAAAGCATTATGGTCTAAGACAAGACATATATTCTTGTAAAAACATTACATCAAGAGTAAAATATGATATAAGATGTTTTCTCATAATAATTGGTTCTAAGATTAACAGTGAAATGGATTGGATTGGATTATAGGTGGGTGAAACAGGTAATTGGATTGGCACAAAACAATTCTTTTAGATTTCAAATCAAAGGCTATGTAAGTATTTATGAGGATAAGTTCTTTCAAGTCTAGCATATTTTCCCTGAGGGTCTACCTTTTTAGGGAATCCAATCCAATAAATcaactttgaaaataaaacacattAAAATAGAAATATTCTGAAAGGCATGTTCCAACTGCAACAGTCCACGGAactctatgattttttttctttaatatatatattcctGGTAAAATTTGCATAATATATTTATCATACAAGTAGGTGTTTTAAGGTTGCaggttaaaaaattaaaaatatatatatttaggagGCTTTACAGATACCCAGTACAAACATATATATGGCCTTTTGCCTAATTAGATTGCTGAACTTCAACTTGTTTCTCTTTTCAGATATTGTAGTTGTGAATCtttaaaagattttggtattTTCTTCCAAATAATGATAAATAGTTTTTATAACCCCACCACCTCCACCTTTTCTTCATTTGTATATTTTgggagggagggagggagggGTAAAACAGTCTATTGATGTGTAACACCTCAAAATACCCTTAATCAACCAATAAATCCAAGAAGAATTAAAAAAGTTACCCAATTATGATATTGTATGGCTTTTCTGTTCACAAAATTACGAGTTGTGGTTTCCAGGAGAATCTCGTGtaataatttagtttttttttgagACAATTTATGACCAAAACAAGCAATACTCGTGGTGCTATTTTTGACTGACTTAATCTACCAATAGTTGAAAAAAATTAACTTCCATGGGTCATGTAGCAGGTTAAAATAGCAAGTGGAATTGTGGAGTCCTAGTCATTAGGAAAGTTAATTAGTTGTAGTGTACCTGGCTAGCTTGTTAGGACAGTCAATAAATAGTCATACATTAATACATATTGAGTAATACCAGTCCAATTTCTTATTTGACTCTTTATTTATATTTAACACCAATTAATTTGCCAACTGCTTAAGAaatttatatatacacataaacaaACGGGCTTTCTAGAGTTTGAAATTTCAATTTCAATAATCATACATGATCCActatcatatcatatatcagtgaATGTAAAATATTATCGAAGCAAATTTCAATAAGTGTACACATAATTAttcttaatatttatttatattcaaACTAAAAAATACTTACAATTGTGTGATTTTCATAGTTTAGACAAGAGACATTATAAATAAGATCTCATGTCAAGAGAGAGAGAACTAACTACTAATCCATTTCACATTATATCTCACTAATGGTAGAATTATGATTTGATTCCACCGAAgtgaaaattaaataatataacaaacttccgaaattaaatataaaaaattatattaaaaatatattagtaaaattttataaagaaaatgaaaaaaaaataatacatagaaaagaAAGATATTGCTGGGGGCAAGCTGCCCATGCTATAAATGCCTAACGTTGGGTCCGCTTGCCTAATAGTTTATgaatacaacaaaaaatataatattaattatataagtcaagaaaaatacaaaacataTTTAGGAGTATTAATAATATGTGCAGGGCTGTAAAGTCTTAATAAACAGAAAACAATTCTCCTAAGGATTAGATCTTGCGGTTtgcaaaatttataaattatattaaattaataattaaatgacGTACAAACTGGTGCCATGTGATTTTATTTATGAGAATTGTCTAGCAACACAAAAAAATGATATACTgctattaatataatttaatttatgatgctatatatttgaatttaataaatattatgagatATAATTAAAGAACCATAAAATATCACATCATATTATTAAACACATTAAAGTGTCAAATAATAAAACTCTTTGTTTATTTTGAAACTTAACAAGAGATGTCGTCAGGATAATAAATATGCGTACGTATACTTAATTACATGACATTATAACCATAAAAAGTAAGGTTGATACACGTTCAGGATCATCATTAATGACAATAGATTTTTGTTCAAATAACACACCTACGTACACTTCGATTTATTATATGTTGAAGTTCTGAACTAATTaagtataattattaattagcTTAATGCAAATGGTCAGTCGGCAAATATAGTACCACTAGCTGTTATATTATTCCGCAAGCATAACAAACTGTTCCCAggaaaacaacaaattaaaacaGGGAAAAGTACATGATAACATagatatatatagaaaaaaatacATTAATTGAAAAAAGATTAATGCAAGGCaccatacatatacatatatatatatatatgtaggtcTCTTTCATTCTTGACTAATATAATGACAATCTAATCTCTCCTGGTCGAATACACTAATCAACTCAgaaaatatatatgtacattaaTTGATATTCATGAAGCGTAGTACAGTAGCTAGATAGTGtactctttctttcttcttcttttttgggCTTTGTTGTGGCACAGCTCTCATTAATTTGATGTTTGTGCATTCAGGACTCGTTTTTGGACCGAGCTGCTGTATGTAAAGGCCATATTGTTGAACTTTATTTAGTAAacgaaaaaccataaaaaaaaaaaaaatacagatcGATCATCTTTAATGTAATTTATAAGCTAGTGTGTATCATTACCTAACCCAATGGCTTCTGAACTTTTCATCAGTCTTATGCGTTTGCATGATTCTGTGAACATTCTGCCCcatattgataaaaaaaaattaaaatagaaatctaAATTATGTTGAGGTCATGTCAAGTTAGATAATGTCTACTAGCAAATCTTAGTTAGTTTGGTATGGTTCAACTAATTTCCAAAACCAAAATGATGAAAGTACAATAAATTAATTAACGGCTATAGAAGGGAGAGAATGGGGGATTACActctcatatattttttttagtggaCAAATCTTAATGAATAGAAATCTAAATTTACAATTATATGCTTCATTTTTGTCCCAATACTTGAACATTAGCTAAAAACGTGTAATTTGAAGACTGGAGATCTTTATTCAACtttaataaatcaaaatttaataaacgTCTCTTTTTGAGCTATTTTTTCTTGTTGGTTTCAGTTCTTTCAATAAAATTTTTCAACGTTTAACATGTTAAGGGTGAGAGGGTTGTGGTATGGTTTTTTTTTAGTACAACATAATTGAAATTTATGAGTTTGACACTGTTTCAATTATTGAGCCGTTTTAaatttaagaaaagaaaaatattgGCTAAGCTTAgtatctaattaattaataagcaTGATCTTATTATTGTAATTGGGATTCAAAATAAATTTGGGCATCTCTATTATTTGGACcatatttgtaatttatttaCATACTAGAGCAAATTAATTATTTGGACCATATTTGGGTTGTATTGAAAGTGTAAATTTGGCAATTGTAATCTCAATAAGTTTTCTTATAATTTGGGTAAGCTGTTTTGGGGTTTATTAGAAATATATAGAGCAGCATAGCTATGATTTAAGAgtttttacatatattttttcttaaaCATTTTAGGGAATAAGGAAAATGAAATCGTACTTGAAATGCATACGATACATCATATACgatttacttaattatatttaacAAGCTCATGTAGTTATATCATCATCAATTtgatatattaaaattaataattaagctGGCTTGTCATTTTATCATGatgtaattatacatatatagacGACTAAACCTCGCAATTACAGataatatatatatgatgattgaaatttggaaattaattaacaAAGATTAAATAAAGATCGATCAGTTTGAATATATAGAAAATCTTACTTCCAAGGAACGTCTCCAACTAACATCAAGTCGCCATCCTTGTCCTCATAGGTTGGCACATATTCAGTAGTTCCTTTCACTGCTTTAGCAAGCTTATTAAACCTTTGATCCTCCACAATTATATTACCACATGAATTTATTCCTAATAATTATTCATCAAAAGAACTATCATCAATTGGGAAAATTAAACAATCAAACCTAGCTAGCTAATTGCTCTcctaattatatataatatatatgagtAACAAATATTGAGTACGTACGTACGTACGTACCTTGGATATTGATATTGATATTATTGGTGAGGATACAATAATTATTATTAGTAGTCCCAAACATGTCGTCTAAGGCTGTCAAAAGGTGGTGATAACTATTGTAGTTTTCTAGGTCGACTTTACGTAGGTATGGTGCTCCGTCTGCCGCTACCTTTAcgaacttattattattattgctgcACTTCTCTGACTCCATAGCCTTCTTTCGGAACGATCTAACCGGTGGCCACCCAATTACTGCTTGAGccctatatatacatatacatatcttAACATTTAGTATGTGTGTGTGTTAAATGCACTTCTTTTAAACTAGTTATTGAATGTTAAGTACACGACTCCACAAGAAGTATACATATTAGGATAATGTGGTATCAATTTAGATAGACACTAGGACCACTGTACAAAAGTTTTTGTCAAATGGCCCAACATGAAttcatattaaatattatttttaacaatgaatttaTAATAATGTTTTAAAATTTCAGAATAATTTGTATAAATTTGGAAGatgtatattatataattttaGTGTGTTGaatctaattatttatttgaatatttaaaataaaaattttaaattagttTTGGTGGGTTAACCAAACAAAATTATCTAAAACATTAAACGAATTAAACTTTTTTTTCTCATTAATTAAACACAATAAgttgattaaaatatgttataactCGAATCCTCGTGCTGCTGAACTCAACCGCTCAATTGTAAACTAATTATGTATGCAAGTATAAATGTGGTggaaatattataataatactatTTACCACCCGAACTGTTAGGACCTGACTCATCTCTTCAAGTTCCCATTCTCAtctaaaagaaatatataaatatttgtgcTTTTATAATAAAAAGTTAACTTTGTCCAATTTTTTGTAAACCTACTTTCCcttaaattttcataattttttgttATAACATGACCATTCTATTCTCACCTAGAGCTAGTATAATTTGAATAATTCTTTCACTAAAACATAAAAGATAGTATATAATTATCTTATTTCTTGAAAGATATAGAAGAAGATATATGTAGTTACacataaatagtttttttttttttggtctggTACACATAAATAGTTATACAAGAAATTATTAAGTTTATCTTCAGAACTAAATAATGAAagcaatatattcatttataaataggggaaaaaaaatataaaatgtttgGCTTACTTTGCAGGTGGGGCTTCCCTAACAATACGGGAGGTGGCATCAGCATCAAACGACATGTCGTTCAAATGAGCATTTTTGGGAGCTGCTGCTGCATCCTCCCCGGTAGAGCTCAGCTGGTCAAGAACTTCAATTTGGGTCTCCACAAACCCACGTTTATTGGAGCTCGAACTCTTGTTATAACTAAACTCCCCAGACTTAACCGTTGCCtccgccgccgccgccgccacCGCGACTACCTCCGACCCAGCAACTAATAACTCGCCGCCAGGCGGTCCCAAAGTCAGTTCGGTCATGTCCTTGAAAGCCATCATTCCGGTGTCTGGAGTGCATACCACTCTCTACAAACCACTAAAAGAAAAGACAAAATCTCTGCTTATATCAATTATTGTGTGTGTTTTGCAGCTTTGTTGTTATTGCTTTCTTGTATATGCATGCAATagatctataaatatatatatatatatatatattcatagagAGAGAGAGCCAGAGAGCCAGCCAGCAATGGGACCAATGGGAGAAGTGCCACGTGTGCACGTGTGGAGCCACGGATACCGATTGACTTGCATGCTTTGACGGCGGCAGCATTTAAATTTGGGTCTCTAAGTTGTCGGTTCATCTAATTCAAACCACTTTTCTGTCTCGTACGTCTGCTAGTATCTGTATATACATATTGCATTTTCTTTATAATTATTTCTGCTTACTCTATATGTATATGTAATTAATAACGGTTTGTAATctgttatatataataaaatatatattaatgaaCCATTACTAATATTAGCCCTTACtgaatatattatataaaatatataaataatttgttCTAACTGGTAAGTGTACATATATACCCCAATTTACCATATGTTATAACTATTTGCTACCATTATATTAATTATACATAAAATTACTACGAACTAATTAATGCCCAAAATGTTCACTATATATTTCGTGCTCAAACTGATCATATATAGACACGGTCCCCTAACTTCCGTAAAATTCTGCATCCAAATtcaaatacatgtttgaataaaAATCAAAATGTATGAACTAATAATTGACATATTTAGATAAGCTAGGTGTTGTGTATAtgaataaacatataaacatatatcatatttatATACAATACAACTAGGCAAGCAATTTCACATGGCCTGCCTACTCATATAATTTAATTTACtcatataatttaattagatatatatatatcatagttTCAGAGACAAATATATATCATATTCCTTGAATGCGTTAAAGACACTGTAAATCAAATAGAACCTAACGAAGATATGATGATGATCATTGTATATATATACTGacaacagatatatatatatatggaatagATTGTCTTAATAATATTGATTGATATTTTTGGAATACTTCAttttaatttcttaattattGGTTCATTGCATTTTTCATATgaagtatttggaaataaaaaaaaaggtcACTTGCATGTTGATGGGACGTAATATGTTAAAAAGGATGCTAGCCAATTGCAAAGTAATTAAAACTACTATAATGGACACACCTTGAGGCAATGTCTGAAAATGTCATCATTATTATTTGAAGGTAAACGCCAAAGTGAATATTAATGAGACGTGTTATGAATTTCAAAGTGAAAAGATTAAAGGGGAAAAAAGTCGAATACATGGTGATCACTGATCAGTTTATAAACATGTGACAATGTTGGAATGTCGGCAAAGTGTCGTTTTTTCTATTCAAAGAATCTAAATCTCTAAAGTCAAAAAAGAAAATTCAAAGGTCTGTACGTACTGTGTAACGGTCAATTATAATTAGTATAAATACTTTactataaaattaatatataatacctTCTACTCTGCGCAAAACCGGTTGGCCGCACGAAGCTTTTCATAGCTTTGGTACGTGGGTTTTGATTCGATCTTTATTTAAGCTCAATTAGATTTTCTTAATTGAAAATTCAGACTTGCATTACGTACCCTTTTTAAAgccatatttattttatcttcCTTTGGGTAATTATTTATAGAAATACCTAACGATGTAAATGGCGAGGGGTTGAAGAGATTGTCGAAAAATTCTCAATAAATAAGAATTATTGTGAGGAACTATTTTCGAGTATAATTTTTGAGGGCATGGCATGGGACTTATTTCATAGTAGTGgtgattttttaataaatttatgttttcttataTGAGTATATCTCTGCTGGGATTAATGTGATATTGATGTTAAAAGTATTCTAATTAAACACAAGTTTTATCTGAATTTTTTTAACCCCACATTGGAAATGAATGCTAACCTCTCAtttgaaattaatataaaaaaagaggtgattttattacttttattCAAAATCTCATAATTTGCTTTTACCACAACGagaaattatttatataaataaatacgataaaaattatttatataaataaatacgaTAAATAATAAAATACGATAAAAATTTGCTTTTACCACAACGagaaattatttatataaataaatacgaTAAAAATttaactctttaataaaaattaattcttAATATTCTATTTAATTCTagcatatatatagatatatatatatatactaaaaatatCATTTGAGTTGTCTCTCGTTTCTATATATACTTATTATAACTTATTATACTATACTTATAATACCGATAGTGtatatataaaagatatatataagAGTGAGTATCAAATAATACTAAAACAATTCGATCGCATATAATTATTATAGAATAAATAGGATTTTTGCCACTTGCAAATTATGTCCCCGAAATTTTCCCATTATTAAAAATTCTCCCTAAACTATGCACATTACTGAATTATAGACTTTTGTTAGTTTTCGAATGACGTAGCTAACATAAGGCTAGTTTGGTAATTTGGGCACTGATATGGAAATTGACATGTGTATAgttcatttaaaaataaaaaatattttaaaaataataaaatttatatattttttctactttttttttcttttttatttaaatattttttacttctttttccttttttatttaaatattaaaaattaaaaaaatatatacaatataactttaatagtattttatttgaactattttgcTTTAGTTTTACTTGCATgtataataaatttcttgtttgattgattatgcttcaattttttttctcaaaagatggaaaattttaaaaattaaacaaataaaaaataataatgttttATGAATTGGAGTGTAAAAGAATGACATGGCTAGTAAAATAGTGATATTCCtcaaagaaaattttaaattattgggTAGTGGTGGCCGgagtcatattataataatatattatttattaatttacattttttttataatcatGTTTTTCTACTCCAATTCATAAAacattaatatataaataaaaaaaggaaaaaagaaataaaaaatatataaataaaaacaagtaaaaaaatatataattttttaaaataaattttttatttttattaatttttcaattaaatgACGTAAAAATGATATGTCAGTGCCAAAACAGCCAAATCATATGTTAGCCACGTCATCAAAAGAAACTAATTAAAGTCTCAAAATTCGGTAACATGCATAATTTCGAATGAAtttttaaaatcataaaaaatccCGGGGCACGATTTGCAAGGGGAAAAATCTTATTtattcaatattatatatatatatatagatgaagCAGGTGTGGATTATTAGTTAGTTGGCATTGGTAGTTTACATAGTTCCAGTAGTTAACGACTCGGGATCGATGCTCGATAAATCATGTGATCTCTAAAGTTTGGAGGACTTGTTCATGTGCAACCATgagttttatatttatttaaatgcaaacacatataattatatatatactatatacttATAATTTGTAATTACTTTATATATGCAACGAATATACTGTTTCGCTCATCttcatatatatctatatatgaagtgacaatattatttattaatactaAGTGCATGCAATGAACCATAAAAATCTTCCTTATTAAATCATCGGACTATTATCGATTTAAGTTATTTCTGGTTCATGAACATGTTCAATTCATTATATAGCATATACATGAATGGACTTAATTGTGACTTCTTTTCTTTCCGGTATATATTATTGTTTTTGAACTATAGAGTTTAGATTTGAGTGTGTATTTTTcacaaatatatttattatgtttTGTATATTGAATGGCAATGAATAGAGTATGTTTATTCCATGATTCTACTTTTAGGAGACGGTGGGACATGGCGTCAAAGGGAGTCTTGCCCCCTCccaaatttttcaaaaaaaaaatattacatcaTATTTTTAAGGGGAGTTATTTAGTCCCTCACTGTAGAATGAGGTGTGACATACCTCAAACAAGACAAGAAAAAATTGTTGTAGATTCCACTTCTTTTTGCAACTTTTTTTTTACCATAAATTATAGGTTTGGTAACCGGTTTATGGCATTTGTAACATTAAAAAGATTGGTGAAAAttgcctctttttttttttatatttgatttTGTACTCTggcttatttttgttaattttttgtaaaattatctCTGTTTAAAATTCGACTAACTACTACCtatctaaattttcgactagctgtctaaaatataagagacaattttataaataattattaaaactaaacTAGAGTACAAACTGATTTTAAAAAATAGGTTATTTTGCCACcctaaaaaatagtattttaattGGTGCATGGgatctatttatttatttgtatatattttattctttttgggGGGAGAATTGTAACATCCTAGTAGTGTGATATTGGGTTGATGTGCATTTAGAATCACCACGAATGTATTTTGACATAGGAGAATTGTATTTGAAATAGTGAGTGTACGAGACAACAACTATTGTGTGAGTGTGTCGACTGTTATCACTTTGTTTGTGTGATGCATTTACTTAATTTCTATTTATTTGAATTAGTTTTTATTGGTTTGATAtcagggttttttttttattttttttgctaaGAAGATATGATGCTATTTTTAAAGTACATAATTTTATTTCTTTCCAAAAAAAAAGTTAACTAATTTTATTTGTGATATAACAATATCTTTCAGCTTGTTGCaaaatctcttc
This genomic interval from Humulus lupulus chromosome 8, drHumLupu1.1, whole genome shotgun sequence contains the following:
- the LOC133796984 gene encoding auxin-responsive protein IAA1-like isoform X3, whose amino-acid sequence is MMAFKDMTELTLGPPGGELLVAGSEVVAVAAAAAEATVKSGEFSYNKSSSSNKRGFVETQIEVLDQLSSTGEDAAAAPKNAHLNDMSFDADATSRIVREAPPAKAQAVIGWPPVRSFRKKAMESEKCSNNNNKFVKVAADGAPYLRKVDLENYNSYHHLLTALDDMFGTTNNNYCILTNNININIQGINSCGNIIVEDQRFNKLAKAVKGTTEYVPTYEDKDGDLMLVGDVPWNSSVQKRVLNAQTSN
- the LOC133796984 gene encoding auxin-responsive protein IAA1-like isoform X1 yields the protein MMAFKDMTELTLGPPGGELLVAGSEVVAVAAAAAEATVKSGEFSYNKSSSSNKRGFVETQIEVLDQLSSTGEDAAAAPKNAHLNDMSFDADATSRIVREAPPAKAQAVIGWPPVRSFRKKAMESEKCSNNNNKFVKVAADGAPYLRKVDLENYNSYHHLLTALDDMFGTTNNNYCILTNNININIQGINSCGNIIVEDQRFNKLAKAVKGTTEYVPTYEDKDGDLMLVGDVPWKMFTESCKRIRLMKSSEAIGLAARSKNES
- the LOC133796984 gene encoding auxin-responsive protein IAA1-like isoform X4 — its product is MMAFKDMTELTLGPPGGELLVAGSEVVAVAAAAAEATVKSGEFSYNKSSSSNKRGFVETQIEVLDQLSSTGEDAAAAPKNAHLNDMSFDADATSRIVREAPPAKAQAVIGWPPVRSFRKKAMESEKCSNNNNKFVKVAADGAPYLRKVDLENYNSYHHLLTALDDMFGTTNNNYCILTNNININIQVKGTTEYVPTYEDKDGDLMLVGDVPWKMFTESCKRIRLMKSSEAIGLAARSKNES
- the LOC133796984 gene encoding auxin-responsive protein IAA1-like isoform X2, translated to MMAFKDMTELTLGPPGGELLVAGSEVVAVAAAAAEATVKSGEFSYNKSSSSNKRGFVETQIEVLDQLSSTGEDAAAAPKNAHLNDMSFDADATSRIVREAPPAKAQAVIGWPPVRSFRKKAMESEKCSNNNNKFVKVAADGAPYLRKVDLENYNSYHHLLTALDDMFGTTNNNYCILTNNININIQGINSCGNIIVEDQRFNKLAKAVKGTTEYVPTYEDKDGDLMLVGDVPWKMFTESCKRIRLMKSSEAIGLARSKNES